DNA sequence from the Gemmatimonadota bacterium genome:
GGGCGCCGGGAGATGGTGGCGTTACCTGGGTTGCTGGCGTCTCTTGCGGTTCAGTTGCAGGCTGAGTAGGGCGCGCTGCAGGCCGCTTTTTTCGGGTGCTTGAAGAACGACGTGCGAGGTCTTTTTGCAAAGCTGCACGCACGGCTGCGGCGTCTCCGACATAATTGCCGTGTACCCATCCCTCGATTTTTCCATCTGTGCGTACACGTAACCAGGGATTGGCTTTTTCAAAAATCTCCAGTTCACGACCGCGCTGCAAGCGCTCAACCACCTGCGATTTTGTCGTTGGCTTCTCGCGCAAATTCAGAATTGCAGCGGTGACATAGACTGTTTCTTTAGGTAATAGAAAATCGCAACCGCTTAAACTTGCCGTGAGTACACAAAAAAGGCCGACAGAAAATCGGTCGGCCAAAAACTTAGACCTCACCATCAATCATCCCTCCTCAAAACCCTTGTAGATATTTTTTCTGGATTGAAAATATCGGAAATGCGATTGCGGTCAAGGATTAAATTCTACTTTAATCCAAATACGTCATTTGTGAAGTTTGAGGCCACTTGCATTGTTCGGGGGCATTTGTCGCGCTTGCCCATTCCCGAATGACTTCCAGATCCCTTCTTTTTTCCTGCATTTTTTTCGCAACCCACTCAGGATCCCAGCCATCCAGCACTTTTGCTGTCAGTTCTTCCCGAATCGCCTGACAATCTTCGTCGTTCGCCCGATTGTGCAATTCCTCTGGATCTTCGGATAGATTGAATAATTGCGGATCATAGCCATGATAGTAAATTAGTTTCCAATCGCCCTGTCGAATCATGCGCTGGTAATGGCCTTCGTAGATACAGTATTCTGAAAAAGCAATATCTTCCCATGTATCCACTTCACCGCGAAGCAATGGCAACAGGCTGCGCCCGCGCGAATGGGGCAATTCGGGTGTTCCCAATGCGTCGAGCATGGTTGCATTTAAGTCCAATGCGCTGATGACACAGTTATTGACCTGTCCTTTGGGCAGCGCATCGGGCCATGAAATAATTGCCGGTACTCGAACGGACTCTTCGTAAAATGTTCGCTTCATCCACAATGCTTTTTCGCCCACATGTTCGCCGTGGTCTGATGAATATACGATCATTGTGTTCTGTGCAAATCCATTCCTTTCTAATGCCTCCAAAAGTTGTCCGATCATGCGGTCCATCGCCGTGACCAGTGCCCAGTAAGCTGCGCGGGCGCGCGTGGTGTCGGTATCTTCAATTTCCAAAAAACGGTTTCGGTTTCGCCACCATTGGAAAAAGGGATGTGACTCATCGCCTGTTGGTTTGGGATGTTTTGGAGGCGTAATCACGTCGATGTACTGATCGTAATCTGCTTTTCGCGCAATATAAGGCGAGTGTGGTAGCATATATCCCACGTGCAAACAAAAGGGGGTATCCGTTTGTCCGCTGCGTTTTCTTATGCCTTCTCGATTGATAAAATCAACTGCTGACGCTGTCACATCTTCATCGTGTACTTCGTAACTGCTCTGGCCTGCACCTGATTTTTGAACCGATTGGATTAAGTTGCTGGGGGCATCGCCTGTGCCCGGGTAATTCGAAGAATGATCTCCAATGGGACGATCCACATACCCGTGCAACTGATCTGTGCCCAGGGCGTGCATGCGGCCTATGAGCACGGGGTGGTAGCCAGCCGCGCCCATTGCATGCGCAAGGGTTGGCCGTCCCGAATCCAGAATGTGATGGTTGGTCCACACTTCATTTTCATAAGGATACCGTCCCGTTAACATCGACATCCGCGATGGCGTGCATACAGGCGATGGACAATAGGCATTGTTAAATCTCACCCCCTGTGCTGCGAGGGCATCCAGATGGGGTGTTTGAACGAGTGAATCGCCATAACAGCCGAGTACTTTTGGGCTGTGCTGGTCTGAGTGGATGTAGAGCAAGTTTGGTCGGGTCATGTTTGAGTCCTTTCACTGGTACACAGAAGGCAGGCAGCGGTTGCCCGTGCCTGCCATTATTTTCTCAATTAAGAGTGAGACAGCTATTTCTCACTCGCAGCCACTGTATTTACCAATCGTCCAATACCCGAGATCTCAATTTCTACCTTGTCACCTGGTTGCATATAGGTGCCCGTTGTATCGCCCACGCCCGAAATTGTGCCTGTGCTGATCAGATCGCCCGGTTCGAGTGTGATGATTGCCGAGATGTATTCGATAATTTTATCTACGGGATACAACATTTGTCCCGTGTTGTTGTGTTGCTTGCGGTCGCCATTTACATACGTGCTGATGTCGAGGGTGTGTGGATCTGTAATTTCGTCTGAGGTTACAATCCACGGTCCCTGGGGTGCAAAGG
Encoded proteins:
- a CDS encoding SH3 domain-containing protein, which produces MVRSKFLADRFSVGLFCVLTASLSGCDFLLPKETVYVTAAILNLREKPTTKSQVVERLQRGRELEIFEKANPWLRVRTDGKIEGWVHGNYVGDAAAVRAALQKDLARRSSSTRKKRPAARPTQPATEPQETPATQVTPPSPGALSIDGMIAGMPDDMILEEVDPLEGQPRHFGATGSGQVVLEFWGPEVDLLRSEIMVTVLDISDADLNRNADLVRLFIRNAVPQWQRDTTWVANFLRELSSQDVGTGGFDTRSKTVRFRFIKPLSAIRVTIEKAS
- a CDS encoding sulfatase-like hydrolase/transferase → MTRPNLLYIHSDQHSPKVLGCYGDSLVQTPHLDALAAQGVRFNNAYCPSPVCTPSRMSMLTGRYPYENEVWTNHHILDSGRPTLAHAMGAAGYHPVLIGRMHALGTDQLHGYVDRPIGDHSSNYPGTGDAPSNLIQSVQKSGAGQSSYEVHDEDVTASAVDFINREGIRKRSGQTDTPFCLHVGYMLPHSPYIARKADYDQYIDVITPPKHPKPTGDESHPFFQWWRNRNRFLEIEDTDTTRARAAYWALVTAMDRMIGQLLEALERNGFAQNTMIVYSSDHGEHVGEKALWMKRTFYEESVRVPAIISWPDALPKGQVNNCVISALDLNATMLDALGTPELPHSRGRSLLPLLRGEVDTWEDIAFSEYCIYEGHYQRMIRQGDWKLIYYHGYDPQLFNLSEDPEELHNRANDEDCQAIREELTAKVLDGWDPEWVAKKMQEKRRDLEVIREWASATNAPEQCKWPQTSQMTYLD